The following is a genomic window from Segatella hominis.
CGCATTGTTCGGCAAGCTGATTGAAAGCATCACGCATCCGAAAGTAGCCGTTGCCAGTATTGATGTAGCTCACGGCAAGGTCAGCGACATTCGCCAACTTGCTTCTGTACTCCTCATGGGAAATATCGTCCTTCATCATCGCCATGTCTATTTACAAAGTTCACTCATGTGCTTGGTCGCTGCAGCCTTGGTCTCAGCCTCGGACATACTGCGGTTCTGGCGCATCCAGTTCAAAAGTTCGGACTTCTCAAAGTAGATAATCTTGCCGTTGGGACGGAAGAACGGAAGTTCATGCTTGTGTGTCATCTTGTAGAGACTACTCTTTGATATACCCATGAATAAGGCTGCTTCCTCCAGTGTCAATACTTGCTTGGCATCACGGAGTAGGTTCTCCATTATCCCAATGCGGTGCTCATGTGACTCTACCTTCAAGAGAAGAGTCTCGGTGTCGATAGTTTTGTTCATTATCCTGTAATTTATTGTTTGTAATTCGTTGTACTGCTTGTTTTGAAAGTGTAGTCCCCCAAGACAGAGAGAATTCCCTGCCCGAAAAATGGGGACTACAAAAGTGAAATTTACTGGTTGTTATCCTGAAAAGTTCCGTTTACTTGTTATCCTGTAAAAAAGTTATTCTGCGTGGATGGGTGTTGGTGGCTGCTGTCCGCTTTGTCCTCGGTATTTGCTTGTTCTCCTCACGCTGTTTGCGACCTCGAAAGGCTTTCTTCGTGTTGTCAACAGCCTTGACCTTTTCATTCGTCAGCACATCTGCATAGATGGCGGTGGATTTGAGCGACTTGTGTCCCATCAGTTTCTTGGTAGTCTCAATGTTGCCGGTAACCGCCTGCACCAAAATTCCGAATGTATGTCGGGAACAGTGAAAAGAGATATTCTTCTCAATGCCCACCTTTTTGGCTATCCTTTTAAGGGCAGCATCCACATTAGCCTTAGCAGGAAGGTGGAACACAAAATCATCATCACCTTTGGGTGGCATCCATGACAAGGCGGTATTGCCGATTGGTACGGCATTGAGAGCCTTTGTTTTCTTTTGGACGATTACAAGCGTGTTCGTTTCCTTGTTTCTCTTGATGTCACTCCACCGCAGAGCCTTGATGTCGCTTATACGAAGTCCTGTCAGACAGGCGAAACCGAAAGCCTTTTGTGTCTCTGCAACTCCTGGACTTCT
Proteins encoded in this region:
- a CDS encoding helix-turn-helix domain-containing protein codes for the protein MNKTIDTETLLLKVESHEHRIGIMENLLRDAKQVLTLEEAALFMGISKSSLYKMTHKHELPFFRPNGKIIYFEKSELLNWMRQNRSMSEAETKAAATKHMSELCK